In Oncorhynchus nerka isolate Pitt River linkage group LG26, Oner_Uvic_2.0, whole genome shotgun sequence, one DNA window encodes the following:
- the LOC115110511 gene encoding ADP-ribosylation factor-binding protein GGA1-like — MLQCQLPSCPSSTHHCRGGEKGCSQSCSSRDTFMVKRIPVVMAAPPDTGSLEARINKATNPLNRDTDWDSIQAFCDQLNNDLEGPQLATRLLAHKIQSPQEWEAMQALVLLETCMKSCGERFHSEVGKFRFLNELIKVVSPKYLGSRAPEPVKKKVLELIYSWTLGLPDEAKIADAYEMLKKQGIVKQDPVLPADKLLLLPPPRPKNAIFEDEEKSKTLTRLLNSTQPEDLKAANKLIQEMVQEDQKRAEKLSKRVNAIQDVNESVSLLTQLLEDYDRTTNPQSNAELIQDLYQRCEKMRPTLFRLASDTEDNDEALAEILQANDSLTQVINLYRQQVKGELVNGNNSANTQRLTGSSVALLDLSGLDTSPPSPEFSTPTDSLNAPSQEMGISLLDDELMSLGLSEGTPHTSNPASQPEDSTTWDSFQSSDSVDITDIPAAPSVLLSPDPLPYTQPLSTGATSGSSALDELDLLGKTLLQQSLPPEGLQVKWDKPPFKPTLRDLQNKSGSNPSPIPAFSPEHPVALLGDRLLDTSPVHTVIPPIEMTLTDVFVPLESIKPSSLLPVTVFDSHSLRVLFHFARDSLPSLADVLVVIISMLSSSPVPVSNILFQAFVPDTMRVNLQPPSGTELPAFNPILPPAAITQVLLLANPHKEKVQLQYKLTFTLGEEDHDERGVVAQFPPSDTWGNL, encoded by the exons ATGCTCCAGTGCCAGCTGCCATCGTGTCCATCATCTACCCATCACTGTCGGGGAGGTGAGAAAGGGTGCTCTCAAAGTTGTTCCTCGCGAGACACGTTCATGGTAAAGAGAATTCCCGTAGTGATGGCGGCGCCGCCTGACACGGGCAGTTTGGAGGCACGTATCA ACAAGGCCACAAACCCACTAAACAGAGACACAGATTGGGACAGCATCCAGGCCTTCTGTGACCAGCTCAACAATGATTTGGAGGG ACCCCAGCTGGCCACCAGGCTACTGGCTCACAAGATCCAATCCCCTCAGGAGTGGGAGGCCATGCAGGCACTCGTG CTGCTGGAGACGTGCATGAAGAGCTGTGGGGAAAGGTTCCACAGTGAGGTGGGCAAGTTTCGCTTCCTCAACGAGCTCATCAAAGTGGTCTCTCCAAAG taCCTCGGCAGCCGGGCTCCAGAGCCAGTGAAGAAGAAGGTGTTGGAGCTCATCTATAGTTGGACACTGGGGCTGCCTGACGAGGCAAAGATCGCTGATGCCTACGAGATGCTTAAAAAACAGG gcaTTGTCAAACAGGACCCAGTTCTTCCAGCTGACAAACTCCTCCTGCTTCCACCTCCCAGACCAAAAAATGCCATATTTGAGGATGAGGAGaagtcaaag ACACTGACTCGCCTGTTGAACAGCACTCAACCTGAGGACCTGAAAGCAGCCAACAAACTGATCCAGGAAATGGTGCAGGAG gacCAGAAGCGGGCGGAGAAGTTGTCCAAGCGTGTGAACGCCATCCAGGATGTGAATGAGAGTGTCAGCCTACTGACTCAGCTGCTGGAGGACTATGACCGGACCACCAACCCACAGAGCAATGCAGAGCTCATCCAG GACTTGTACCAGCGCTGTGAGAAGATGAGACCCACATTGTTCAGACTGGCCAGTGATACAGAGGACAATGATGAGGCTCTGG CGGAGATCCTCCAGGCCAATGACAGCCTGACTCAGGTCATCAACCTGTACAGGCAGCAGGTGAAGGGAGAGCTGGTGAACGGGAACAACTCAGCTAATACACAAAGGCTCACAG GAAGTAGTGTGGCGCTACTTGATCTATCGGGATTGGATACGTCACCTCCATCACCAGAATTCTCCACTCCAACAGACAGCCTAAATGCTCCCTCCCAGGAGATGGGCATCAGTCTCCTTGATGATGAGCTAATGTCTCTGG GTTTGAGTGAGGGGACCCCCCACACCTCCAACCCGGCCTCCCAGCCTGAGGACTCTACCACCTGGGACTCTTTCCAG TCTTCTGACAGTGTGGATATTACTGATATCCCAGCTGCGCCTAGTGTACTACTGAGTCCAGATCCGCTCCCCTACACCCAGCCTCTTTCTACTGGAGCCACGTCTGGAAGCTCAGCCTTAGATGAGTTGGATCTGCTGGGGAAGACGCTGTTGCAGCAGTCCCTACCTCCAGAGGGCCTGCAGGTCAAATG GGACAAGCCTCCATTCAAACCTACTCTACGAGATCTCCAGAACAAATCTGGAAGTAATCCAAGTCCTATCCCGGCCTTCTCCCCTGAGCACCCGGTGGCTCTCCTCGGTGATAGGTTGTTGGACACCTCTCCGGTTCACACAGTCATTCCCCCTATAGAAATGACCCTGACAGATGTTTTTGTGCCGCTTGAGTCCATTAAGCCCA GCAGCCTGTTGCCTGTGACGGTGTTTGATAGCCACAGTTTGCGAGTGCTCTTCCACTTTGCACGTGACTCTCTGCCCTCTCTTGCTGATGTGCTGGTGGTGATCATCTCCATGCTCTCCTCCTCCCCGGTTCCAGTCAGCAACATCCTCTTCCAGGCCTTTGTCCCTGAC ACAATGAGAGTGAACCTACAGCCCCCATCAGGAACAGAGCTTCCAGCCTTCAACCCAATCCTCCCACCTGCTGCCATCACACAGGTCCTGCTGCTGGCCAACCCTCACAAG GAGAAGGTGCAGTTGCAATACAAGCTAACCTTCACGCTAGGAGAGGAAGACCATGATGAAAGAGGAGTTGTAGCACAGTTTCCACCTTCAGACACATGGGGCAATCTTTAA
- the LOC115110512 gene encoding MICAL-like protein 1 produces MVAKAFEVAQSKLGIPALLDAKDMVSTEVPDRLSAITYLSHYHHCFNKKSHGCSFLLSSRSSQFEDAICRRCSSHSQTQPDSLGGLQPAKSRTEERSNSGRPCSVCASCMKHVHLVQRHLTEGKLYHRSCFRCSVCSSTLLPGSYKEGSEVGSLVCTHHLTASQNAHPDYSKQTGSLENLPKLDEQEVTLSQGGFTDNPDLSDFIRKTDSGETVISGRGETETEGGERKTRHDTLKKPRPPCPPKSTVEEGKLEEAGTRPIQTTETVTVTPDSGSASASPGRPVPAPRRVLDSTPPRPAPRTRPPKAMDSPLVSGYTVDNKTLPNPSLRFGQPSGPCKPKDPPWLELVLPGPWPKLPPAPPHSMPKPHAQALYTLPQRQLVQSERTPSQPLWGV; encoded by the exons aTGGTTGCGAAG GCATTTGAGGTCGCACAGTCAAAGCTGGGCATCCCTGCATTGCTGGATGCTAAGGACATGGTGTCCACAGAGGTGCCAGACCGGCTAAGTGCCATCACTTACCTCTCCCATTACCACCACTGCTTCAACAAGAAGTCTCATGGT TGTTCATTTTTACTAAGCAGCCGGTCCAGCCAGTTTGAAGACGCCATATGTCGCAGATGCTCCAGTCACTCCCAGACACAACCTGACTCTCTTGGAGGTTTGCAGCCCGCCAAG TCAAGGACAGAGGAGCGATCCAACAGTGGCAGGCCATGCAGCGTTTGTGCCTCCTGCATGAAGCACGTCCACCTGGTGCAGAGACATCTCACTGAGGGGAAACTCTACCACCGCAGCTGCTTCAG ATGCAGTGTGTGCAGCAGCACTCTCTTACCAGGGTCTTACAAAGAGGGGAGTGAAGTTGGCTCCTTGGTCTGCACCCACCACTTGACAGCCAGTCAAAATGCCCACCCCGACTACAGTAAACAAACTGGATCATTAGAGAATCTGCCCAAATTAGATGAGCAGGAGGTGACACTATCTCAGGGTGGATTTACAGACAACCCTGATCTCTCTGATTTTATTAGAAAAACAGACTCAGGTGAGACAGTTATTTctggaagaggagagacagagacagagggaggtgagagaaagaCAAGGCATGACACACTTAAGAAGCCAAGGCCACCCTGTCCTCCAAAGTCCACTGTAGAAGAGGGAAAGCTTGAAGAAGCAGGGACACGGCCCATTCAGACAACAGAAACTGTCACTGTAACACCAGACAGCGGTTCGGCTTCTGCAAGCCCTGGACGGCCAGTTCCTGCACCCAGACGAGTGTTAGACTCTACCCCTCCTCGTCCTGCACCCAGAACCCGTCCACCTAAAGCCATGGACAGCCCCCTTGTTTCTG gttACACAGTTGATAATAAAACTTTACCCAATCCTTCTCTGAG GTTTGGCCAACCCAGTGGGCCCTGTAAACCCAAAGACCCACCGTGGCTGGAGCTTGTCCTGCCAGGGCCCTGGCCAAAGCTTCCCCCTGCCCCGCCCCATAGTATGCCCAAGCCCCACGCTCAGGCTCTATATACCCTCCCTCAGAGGCAGTTGGTACAGAGCGAGAGAACCCCCTCCCAACCCCTTTGGGGAGTTTGA
- the LOC115110513 gene encoding DNA-directed RNA polymerases I, II, and III subunit RPABC2 — translation MSDNEGDFDDGDFDDAEEDEGLDDLENVEDEDQENVKILPAGEGSQANQKRITTQYMTKYERARVLGTRALQIAMCAPVMVELEGETDPLQIAMKELKCRKIPIIIRRYLPDGSYEDWGCDELIITD, via the exons atgtCCGATAACGAAGGAGA TTTTGATGATGGAGACTTTGATGACGCTGAAGAGGATGAGGGATTAGATGACCTGGAAAACGTTGAAGAT GAGGACCAAGAGAATGTGAAGATCCTGCCTGCAGGGGAGGGGTCACAGGCCAACCAGAAGAGGATCACAACCCAATACATGACCAAATATGAAAGGGCCAGGGTGCTGGGGACACGCGCCCTGCAGATAGC GATGTGTGCCCCAGTCATGGTGgagctggagggagagacagaccctCTGCAAATTGCCATGAAAGAGCTAAA GTGCAGGAAGATCCCCATCATCATCCGGCGGTACCTTCCTGATGGCAGTTATGAAGATTGGGGCTGTGACGAGCTCATCATCACAGACTGA